A window of the Alkalidesulfovibrio alkalitolerans DSM 16529 genome harbors these coding sequences:
- a CDS encoding O-antigen ligase family protein, whose translation MNLKNTVITPPTSRREWAELFLDIARLGLCFYLLLHPFGISFREIGGSTATVGLALYYILDWRGSVLARFPLRAVFAAFLAVILFKTLHSMHPSLSRYALTSSLHATLFLGLAALETARTWRHISWMVGCMAAMACAQGVAGVYQYVFNHAFNPSDVGFLQTHRLTGTMHTPRVGNLMSLATPAILALPALLPARWPMSRRIVTSLLVAAPALFLLVFSHTRSGWLGFVLVITVFGVLRFGPRTLLGVAALVVFFLLANGLGRFDPAVIAADQRWTIWGAAIEVFKAYPVFGAGLNTYHAAYTSLGIEFPFTAMPHPHNIYLQFLADTGIVGFTVAVAFLFGTLAYMLPPLWRRRGRYTPHGLIALAMVSAYAGYLLTAATAHEFFRTWWLGLAMSVQGLGLACARLLREEDGTP comes from the coding sequence ATGAACTTGAAAAACACCGTCATCACCCCGCCGACATCCCGCCGGGAATGGGCAGAGTTGTTCCTGGACATCGCTCGTCTGGGGCTTTGCTTCTACCTGCTGCTGCACCCTTTCGGTATCTCGTTTCGCGAGATCGGCGGCAGCACGGCCACCGTGGGGCTGGCCCTGTACTACATCCTGGACTGGCGCGGCTCGGTGCTCGCACGCTTCCCATTGCGCGCCGTCTTCGCGGCCTTTCTGGCGGTGATCCTCTTCAAAACCCTGCATTCCATGCATCCGTCCCTCAGCCGCTACGCCCTGACTTCGTCCCTGCACGCCACCCTCTTCCTGGGGCTGGCGGCCCTGGAGACGGCCCGCACCTGGCGGCACATCTCCTGGATGGTGGGCTGCATGGCCGCGATGGCCTGCGCCCAGGGGGTGGCCGGGGTCTACCAGTACGTTTTCAACCACGCCTTCAATCCCAGCGATGTTGGCTTTCTGCAAACCCATCGGCTCACTGGCACCATGCATACGCCGCGCGTCGGCAACCTGATGTCGTTGGCCACGCCCGCGATCCTGGCCCTGCCCGCTCTTTTGCCCGCGCGCTGGCCCATGTCCCGGCGCATCGTTACAAGCCTGCTCGTGGCCGCGCCCGCCTTGTTCCTGCTCGTCTTCAGCCACACCCGTTCGGGCTGGCTGGGCTTCGTCCTGGTCATCACCGTCTTCGGCGTGCTGCGTTTCGGTCCGCGAACGCTGCTCGGCGTGGCCGCCCTGGTCGTGTTTTTCCTGCTTGCGAACGGGCTGGGGCGCTTCGATCCCGCAGTGATCGCCGCCGACCAGCGCTGGACCATCTGGGGTGCGGCCATCGAAGTCTTCAAAGCCTACCCGGTCTTCGGCGCGGGGCTGAACACCTACCACGCGGCCTACACCTCCCTGGGCATCGAATTTCCCTTCACGGCCATGCCGCATCCCCACAACATCTACCTGCAATTCCTGGCCGACACCGGCATCGTGGGCTTCACTGTGGCCGTGGCCTTCCTGTTTGGTACGCTGGCCTACATGCTGCCGCCGCTGTGGCGGCGGCGAGGCCGCTACACGCCGCACGGCCTGATCGCCCTGGCCATGGTCTCGGCCTATGCGGGCTATCTTCTCACTGCCGCCACGGCGCACGAATTCTTCCGCACCTGGTGGCTCGGCCTGGCCATGTCCGTGCAGGGGTTGGGCCTGGCCTGCGCCCGCCTTCTGCGTGAAGAGGACGGTACTCCATGA
- a CDS encoding glycosyltransferase yields MNVCFVNSTRRWGGVKTWTLDAAARLQAMGHGVSIVCREGTFADASAARGLNVSARRFGLDYSPLMIAFFLHHFKMHGVQVVVCNVGKDLRTAGVAARLAGLPVVHRVGLPRDMRDTLKVRLTHRFVRPRLLSPCEFIKNGMLAEVSFLAPEEITVIRTGKECAAAPPAPRDHDGPRRLVVTSQLNPDKGHADLLHALAALAGEGLDYRLDVVGEGSSEHALRELGRSLGIDDRLTFHGFQSNVRAFLERADVFVLPSRSEGLPNTLLEAMAFGLLPVARDVGGLREVWPTALAPFLADPKQGDSLRGDDLREPLRQALTCDPEKFAKHRLAAWRACRENFDLKTQSKRLADWLSQLAGQSAHKPKP; encoded by the coding sequence GTGAACGTCTGCTTCGTCAACTCCACGCGGCGCTGGGGCGGTGTCAAGACCTGGACCCTGGACGCGGCCGCACGCCTTCAAGCCATGGGGCACGGCGTCTCCATCGTCTGCCGCGAAGGCACGTTCGCCGACGCTTCGGCCGCGCGCGGCCTGAACGTCTCGGCGAGGCGCTTCGGCCTTGACTACTCGCCGCTCATGATCGCCTTTTTCCTGCACCACTTCAAAATGCACGGCGTCCAGGTCGTGGTTTGCAACGTGGGCAAGGACCTGCGCACCGCAGGCGTGGCCGCGCGTCTGGCCGGACTGCCCGTGGTGCACCGCGTGGGCCTGCCGCGCGACATGCGCGACACGCTCAAGGTGCGCCTCACGCACCGTTTCGTCAGGCCCCGCCTGCTCTCGCCCTGCGAGTTCATCAAGAACGGCATGCTCGCCGAGGTATCCTTCCTCGCGCCCGAGGAGATCACGGTCATCCGCACGGGCAAGGAGTGCGCGGCCGCGCCGCCCGCACCGCGCGACCACGACGGGCCGCGCCGTCTGGTCGTCACCTCGCAACTCAATCCGGACAAAGGGCACGCCGACCTTCTGCACGCCCTGGCCGCGCTCGCGGGCGAGGGGCTGGACTATCGCCTGGACGTCGTGGGCGAGGGCTCGTCCGAACACGCTTTGCGCGAGTTAGGGCGCTCGCTCGGAATCGACGACAGATTGACCTTTCACGGTTTTCAGTCCAATGTCCGGGCCTTTCTGGAACGGGCCGACGTCTTCGTGCTGCCTTCGCGCTCCGAGGGGCTGCCCAACACCCTGCTCGAAGCCATGGCGTTCGGTCTTTTGCCCGTGGCCCGCGACGTAGGCGGATTGCGCGAGGTCTGGCCGACTGCCCTGGCCCCGTTCCTGGCCGATCCCAAACAAGGCGACTCGCTTCGCGGCGACGACCTGCGCGAGCCATTGCGCCAGGCCCTGACATGCGACCCCGAAAAATTCGCCAAGCATCGTCTGGCCGCCTGGCGGGCCTGCCGGGAGAATTTCGATCTCAAGACGCAGAGCAAGCGCCTGGCCGACTGGCTTTCGCAGCTTGCCGGGCAGTCGGCGCACAAGCCAAAGCCCTGA
- the larB gene encoding nickel pincer cofactor biosynthesis protein LarB has protein sequence MDDTRLRAILDDVSSGRMDAQTAHDALKGCRFAPYARLAEGICLDTSRAARTGQPEVVFGQGKDDRQLVAAVGGLRDAGQPALVTRLDPAQGEKLLTTFPEGEYWERPRLFSLGRSLELAEPWPASGEVMIVSAGAADLPVAMEALGAARFFGLSAGFLADVGVAGLHRLLQGVEALSVARLHVAVAGMEGALPSVLAGMFGKPVIAVPTSVGYGTGLSGLAALLTMLNSCAPGLCVVNIDNGYGAAALAAKLLAALSTPAPDERA, from the coding sequence ATGGACGACACCCGCCTGCGCGCGATCCTCGACGACGTCTCCTCGGGCCGCATGGACGCGCAAACCGCCCACGACGCGCTCAAGGGCTGCCGCTTCGCCCCCTACGCCCGACTCGCCGAAGGCATCTGTTTGGACACATCCCGTGCGGCGCGCACCGGCCAGCCCGAAGTCGTTTTCGGCCAGGGCAAGGACGACCGGCAACTGGTCGCGGCCGTGGGCGGGTTGCGCGACGCTGGCCAGCCAGCGCTGGTCACGCGGCTTGATCCCGCGCAGGGTGAGAAGCTGCTGACGACCTTCCCGGAAGGCGAGTACTGGGAGCGGCCGCGCCTCTTTTCCCTGGGCCGCTCCCTGGAACTGGCCGAGCCCTGGCCCGCCTCGGGCGAGGTGATGATCGTCTCGGCCGGGGCGGCGGATCTGCCCGTGGCCATGGAGGCGCTGGGTGCGGCGCGCTTCTTCGGCCTCTCGGCCGGATTCCTGGCCGACGTGGGCGTGGCCGGGCTGCACCGGCTGCTTCAGGGTGTGGAAGCCCTCTCTGTCGCGCGGTTGCACGTCGCGGTCGCGGGCATGGAGGGCGCGCTGCCGAGCGTTCTGGCGGGCATGTTCGGCAAGCCAGTGATCGCGGTGCCCACCTCGGTGGGCTACGGCACCGGCCTTTCCGGCCTGGCCGCGCTCTTGACCATGCTCAACTCGTGCGCGCCGGGCCTTTGCGTGGTCAATATCGACAACGGCTACGGCGCGGCCGCGCTGGCCGCCAAGCTGCTCGCGGCGCTCTCCACTCCTGCCCCGGACGAACGCGCGTGA
- a CDS encoding sigma-54 dependent transcriptional regulator, with protein sequence MSAQSVLFVAAPASVSGLFDRLREHGFEVGLADNLSGALAFIRKNDPGMVFSRARLPGYKVENLLAESAAAMGDFPPLVVFTDQGTADEARKLLELGARDYWLEPLSWERVEAVLPRPGLTAATSRRAEVARASGQPTTQPAPQRGGSGEIIGRHPSILRVLALAKQVAASKATVLISGESGTGKERFARFLHEHSDRARQPFVAINCAALPEHLLESELFGHEKGAFTGAIARKLGKFELADGGTLLLDEISEMDLGLQAKLLRVLQEGEIDRVGGTETVGVDVRVLATTNRRLEEYVEQGKFRQDLYFRLNVIPLKLPSLRERGDDVLLLAKWFVDGFCKAYGLPALAFSDEAVEWMRGYGWPGNVRELQNLMERAVLLAGAGPISSRHFLLDPDSFEIPDEMLGAEADGPDAAEVAKKPAPAAPMGAGSLISGTDMPAVGEVLPLDELERRMILRSLDKTLGNRTQAADLLGISVRTLRNKLAEYRKMGLEIP encoded by the coding sequence ATGAGCGCGCAAAGCGTCCTCTTCGTCGCGGCGCCCGCTTCCGTGTCCGGGCTTTTCGACCGTCTGCGCGAACATGGCTTCGAGGTCGGCTTGGCCGACAACCTCAGTGGTGCTCTGGCCTTCATCCGCAAGAACGATCCGGGCATGGTATTCTCCCGCGCTCGGCTGCCGGGCTACAAGGTCGAGAACCTGCTCGCCGAATCGGCTGCGGCCATGGGAGACTTTCCGCCTCTGGTGGTTTTCACCGACCAGGGCACGGCTGACGAGGCCAGAAAACTCCTCGAACTCGGCGCTCGGGATTACTGGCTCGAACCGCTCTCCTGGGAACGGGTCGAGGCCGTGCTTCCCCGCCCGGGGCTGACCGCGGCCACGAGCAGGAGGGCCGAGGTGGCCCGGGCGAGCGGCCAGCCGACAACCCAGCCCGCACCGCAACGTGGAGGCAGCGGCGAGATCATCGGCCGACATCCGTCGATCCTGCGCGTTCTTGCCCTGGCCAAGCAGGTGGCCGCTTCCAAGGCCACGGTCCTCATCTCCGGCGAGTCCGGCACCGGCAAAGAGCGCTTCGCCCGTTTTCTGCACGAACATTCGGACCGCGCCCGGCAGCCCTTCGTGGCCATCAACTGCGCCGCACTGCCCGAGCATCTGCTCGAATCCGAGCTGTTCGGCCACGAGAAGGGAGCCTTCACCGGAGCCATCGCCAGAAAACTCGGCAAGTTCGAGCTGGCCGACGGCGGCACCCTGCTGCTGGACGAAATTTCCGAAATGGACCTCGGCCTTCAGGCCAAGCTCTTGCGCGTGCTCCAGGAAGGGGAGATCGACCGTGTGGGCGGCACCGAAACGGTCGGTGTGGACGTGCGAGTGCTCGCGACCACAAACCGCAGGCTCGAAGAGTACGTCGAGCAGGGCAAGTTCCGCCAGGACCTCTATTTCCGCCTGAATGTCATCCCGCTCAAGCTGCCGAGCCTGCGCGAGCGCGGCGACGACGTGCTTTTGCTCGCCAAATGGTTCGTGGACGGTTTCTGCAAGGCCTACGGCCTGCCCGCGCTGGCCTTCTCCGACGAGGCTGTGGAGTGGATGCGCGGCTACGGGTGGCCGGGCAACGTGCGCGAGTTGCAAAACCTTATGGAGCGCGCCGTGTTGCTGGCCGGAGCAGGCCCCATCTCCTCGCGCCATTTCTTGCTCGATCCCGATTCCTTCGAGATTCCCGATGAGATGTTGGGTGCGGAAGCGGACGGTCCCGACGCGGCCGAGGTGGCCAAGAAGCCCGCCCCAGCCGCTCCCATGGGCGCGGGCTCCCTGATTTCGGGCACGGACATGCCCGCCGTGGGCGAGGTGCTGCCCCTGGACGAACTGGAGCGGCGCATGATTTTACGCAGTCTGGATAAGACACTTGGCAACCGCACCCAGGCGGCCGATCTTCTCGGCATCTCCGTGCGCACCCTGCGTAACAAGCTGGCCGAATACCGCAAGATGGGCTTGGAGATTCCGTAG
- a CDS encoding pyridoxal phosphate-dependent aminotransferase, whose protein sequence is MSLLSSQVAEYIGKSSWIRKMFEEGAKLKAEHGTDKVCDFSLGNPDLPPPMAVKTALCEIAETIDQPFSVGYMHNAGYPAVRAKLAAEVAREQQCPVNAQDVIITCGAAGGINAFFRAVLEPGDEVLAPSPFFVEYGFYTQNFGGVFVTAPAKDLTFDLDLDALARAITPKTRVVLVNSPNNPTGAVYPRADLEALASLLAEKSAEHGRPIFLLADEPYRFLVYEGVDVPPVLPLYPYSVVVSSFSKNLSLAGERIGYLAVNPAMPEKEVLLGGLTLTNRILGFVNAPALAQQVLEKALGYGVDASIYASRRAAMAEVLRETGYTFQMPKGAFYFFPQAPGGDDVAFCRVLAENLVLAVPGSGFGRPGYFRLAFCVGEEVIRRSREGFAKARAAFA, encoded by the coding sequence ATGAGTCTGCTTTCGTCCCAGGTCGCGGAATACATCGGCAAGTCGTCGTGGATCCGCAAGATGTTCGAGGAAGGCGCGAAGCTCAAGGCCGAGCACGGCACGGACAAGGTCTGCGATTTTTCGCTGGGCAACCCTGACCTGCCGCCTCCCATGGCCGTGAAGACGGCCCTGTGCGAGATCGCCGAGACCATCGACCAGCCCTTCAGCGTGGGCTACATGCACAACGCCGGGTATCCGGCCGTGCGCGCCAAGCTCGCGGCCGAGGTGGCGCGCGAGCAACAGTGCCCCGTGAACGCGCAGGACGTGATCATCACCTGCGGCGCGGCCGGAGGCATCAACGCCTTTTTCCGCGCTGTGCTCGAACCCGGCGACGAAGTGCTCGCGCCCTCGCCGTTCTTCGTGGAGTACGGCTTCTATACCCAGAATTTCGGCGGCGTGTTCGTCACCGCGCCCGCCAAGGATCTGACATTCGATCTCGACCTCGACGCCCTGGCGCGGGCCATCACCCCGAAGACCCGGGTGGTGCTCGTCAATTCGCCCAACAACCCCACGGGCGCGGTCTATCCGCGCGCGGACCTCGAAGCGCTGGCCAGCCTCCTGGCCGAGAAGTCGGCCGAGCACGGCCGTCCCATCTTCCTTCTGGCTGACGAGCCTTACCGGTTCCTGGTCTACGAGGGCGTGGACGTGCCCCCCGTGCTGCCGCTGTATCCCTACTCCGTGGTGGTCAGCTCCTTCTCCAAGAACCTCTCCCTGGCGGGCGAGCGCATCGGCTATCTGGCCGTGAACCCGGCCATGCCCGAAAAAGAAGTCCTGCTCGGCGGGCTGACGCTGACCAACCGCATTCTGGGTTTCGTGAACGCCCCGGCCCTGGCCCAGCAGGTGCTGGAGAAGGCCCTGGGCTACGGCGTGGACGCCTCGATCTACGCTTCGCGCCGCGCGGCCATGGCCGAGGTGCTGCGCGAGACGGGCTACACCTTCCAGATGCCCAAGGGCGCGTTCTACTTTTTCCCGCAGGCCCCCGGCGGCGACGACGTGGCTTTTTGCCGGGTCCTGGCGGAGAATCTTGTCCTGGCCGTGCCCGGCTCGGGCTTCGGCCGTCCCGGCTACTTCCGTCTGGCGTTTTGCGTGGGCGAGGAAGTCATCCGGCGCAGCCGCGAGGGTTTCGCCAAGGCGCGCGCCGCCTTCGCCTAG
- a CDS encoding efflux RND transporter permease subunit, whose protein sequence is MDAIRFAINNPVTVLVGVISVVMFGLIGLAGLPYQLSPDVTEPEITVTTMWPGATPYEVERDIIEEQEKVLKGIPGLREMTSEAFNSQGNITLTFEIGVGVDDALLRVSNKLNEVPSYPETAERPVIVATGANTSPVIWMVLKPLPENTRDIATYRTYLENEVRQYIERVPGVADLFIGGGTDREMHVIVDPLRLAAHGLTIADVSAVLSGENANVAAGIMDVGRRAYRIRSVGEFASPEDIREVVIVSTGQTRVTVGDVAEVEFGYKRKDTAMLHNGAPGIAIGVKPEPGANILDMTDAVEVVVREMNEGRLKDNGVYLDWTYDQRPYITGAIDLVRQNILIGGVLAALVLLVFLRSISSTTIVGVAIPISVIGCFIFLSAFGRNLNVVSMAGISFAVGMLVDSAIVVLENIDRHRSMGKNAFSAAYDGAREVWGAVFASAATTVAVFLPVVFIQEEAGQLFKDIAIAVTCAISLSLFVSVLVIPMLASQFYKRAKPKDPSAAERSLIGRFGRRVGEFLTSLVEICIRSVTSRLVTIVGLTGLAVLLTWAFFPKMEYLPQGNRNLILSILVPPPGLSYEERFAMGESIFAQAEPHMRKEVDGLPGIQNMFFVSGDQFNILGAISTEEQRAGELLPKLRAWVNSIPGVFGISLQAGIFQTNISQGRTISLDFSGPDIDTLVAAAGASFGQVSQAIPGAQIRPVPSLEMLYPEIVLTPNRDRVRAANMSAVELGRAVDVLMDGRKVGEFKEPGEKTIDLVLMGQRGEHRTPEDIHSALIATPGGQVVPVSSLAQLTRTYGITQIRHFERRRTITLEISPPETIPLQQAMDIIDEQIVPAVRGMGLLRGIDVSMSGAADKLTATRLALQDNFLLALAITYLLMSALFGNFIYPLIILFTVPLAAAGGFAMLKLQNLLVSPQPLDVVTMLGFIILVGAVVNNAILIVYQSVNNVRYNGMQGIEAIIDATRTRLRPIYMSTTTSIFGMLPLAVAPGPGSELYRGLGAVVLGGLAVSTIFTVFVIPCLLAFLIGMEKPRSAENGV, encoded by the coding sequence ATGGACGCCATTCGTTTCGCCATAAACAATCCCGTCACCGTCCTCGTGGGCGTGATCAGCGTGGTCATGTTCGGCCTCATCGGTCTCGCGGGGCTGCCCTACCAGCTTTCGCCGGACGTCACGGAGCCCGAGATCACCGTGACCACCATGTGGCCCGGCGCGACTCCTTACGAAGTCGAACGCGACATCATCGAGGAACAGGAAAAGGTCCTCAAGGGCATTCCAGGGCTTCGCGAAATGACCAGCGAGGCCTTCAACTCGCAGGGCAACATCACCCTGACCTTCGAGATCGGCGTGGGCGTGGACGACGCGCTGTTGCGCGTCTCCAACAAGCTGAACGAAGTGCCGAGCTACCCGGAAACAGCCGAGCGGCCGGTCATCGTGGCCACGGGAGCGAACACCTCGCCCGTCATCTGGATGGTGCTCAAGCCCCTGCCGGAAAACACGCGCGACATCGCCACCTACCGCACCTATCTCGAAAACGAGGTGCGCCAGTACATCGAACGCGTTCCCGGCGTGGCCGACCTCTTCATCGGCGGCGGCACCGACCGCGAGATGCATGTGATCGTCGATCCGCTGCGTCTGGCCGCGCATGGCCTGACCATCGCCGACGTGAGCGCCGTGCTCTCGGGCGAGAACGCCAACGTGGCCGCGGGCATCATGGACGTGGGACGCCGCGCCTACCGCATCCGCTCCGTGGGCGAGTTCGCCTCGCCCGAAGATATCCGCGAAGTAGTCATCGTCTCCACCGGCCAGACCCGCGTGACCGTGGGCGACGTCGCCGAAGTCGAGTTCGGCTACAAGCGCAAGGACACGGCCATGCTCCACAACGGCGCCCCCGGCATCGCCATCGGCGTCAAGCCCGAGCCCGGAGCCAACATCCTGGACATGACTGACGCCGTGGAGGTCGTGGTCCGGGAAATGAACGAGGGACGCCTCAAGGACAACGGCGTCTACCTCGACTGGACCTACGACCAGCGCCCCTACATCACGGGCGCCATCGACCTCGTGCGCCAGAACATCCTCATCGGCGGCGTGCTGGCGGCCTTGGTGCTTCTCGTCTTCCTGCGCAGCATCTCGTCGACGACCATCGTCGGCGTGGCGATTCCCATCTCGGTCATCGGCTGCTTCATCTTTCTCTCCGCCTTCGGACGCAACCTGAACGTGGTCAGCATGGCGGGCATCTCCTTTGCGGTGGGCATGCTCGTGGACAGCGCCATCGTGGTTCTGGAAAACATCGACCGCCACAGAAGCATGGGCAAAAACGCCTTCAGCGCCGCCTACGACGGCGCGCGCGAGGTCTGGGGGGCGGTCTTCGCCTCCGCGGCGACCACCGTGGCCGTGTTCCTGCCCGTGGTTTTCATCCAGGAAGAGGCGGGACAGCTCTTCAAGGACATCGCCATCGCCGTGACCTGCGCCATCTCGCTTTCGCTCTTCGTCTCGGTGCTGGTCATCCCCATGCTCGCTTCCCAGTTCTACAAGCGCGCCAAACCCAAGGATCCGTCAGCGGCGGAGCGGTCGCTCATCGGAAGGTTCGGTCGTCGCGTCGGTGAATTCCTCACCTCCCTGGTGGAGATATGCATCCGGAGCGTCACCTCGCGTCTGGTGACCATCGTGGGTCTCACAGGACTCGCCGTGCTCCTGACCTGGGCCTTCTTCCCCAAGATGGAGTACCTCCCCCAGGGCAACAGAAACCTCATCCTTTCCATCCTCGTGCCGCCTCCGGGCCTTTCGTACGAGGAACGCTTCGCCATGGGCGAGAGCATCTTCGCCCAGGCCGAGCCCCACATGCGCAAGGAAGTGGACGGGCTGCCCGGCATCCAGAACATGTTCTTCGTCTCGGGCGACCAATTCAACATCCTGGGCGCCATCAGCACCGAGGAACAGCGCGCCGGGGAACTGCTCCCGAAACTGCGCGCGTGGGTCAACTCCATTCCAGGCGTTTTCGGCATCAGCCTTCAGGCAGGCATCTTCCAGACCAACATCAGCCAGGGACGAACCATCTCCCTGGACTTCTCGGGGCCAGACATCGATACCCTGGTGGCCGCGGCGGGTGCAAGCTTCGGCCAGGTCTCCCAGGCCATTCCGGGCGCACAGATCCGCCCCGTGCCCTCGCTCGAAATGCTCTACCCCGAGATAGTGCTCACCCCGAACCGCGACCGGGTGCGGGCGGCAAACATGAGCGCCGTGGAACTCGGCCGCGCCGTGGACGTGCTCATGGACGGCCGCAAGGTGGGCGAATTCAAGGAGCCCGGCGAAAAGACCATCGACCTAGTGCTCATGGGCCAGCGCGGCGAGCACCGCACTCCGGAGGATATCCACTCGGCCCTCATCGCCACGCCCGGCGGCCAGGTGGTTCCCGTGTCGAGCCTCGCGCAGCTCACGCGCACCTATGGCATCACCCAGATCCGCCACTTCGAGCGACGCAGGACCATCACCCTGGAGATATCTCCGCCCGAAACCATCCCTCTGCAGCAGGCCATGGACATCATAGACGAACAAATCGTCCCGGCCGTGCGCGGCATGGGGCTGCTCCGGGGAATCGACGTCTCCATGTCCGGCGCGGCGGACAAGCTCACCGCCACCCGTCTGGCCTTGCAGGACAACTTCCTCCTGGCCCTGGCCATCACCTATCTGCTCATGAGCGCCCTGTTCGGAAACTTCATCTACCCGCTCATCATCCTCTTCACCGTGCCGCTGGCCGCGGCGGGCGGCTTCGCGATGCTCAAGCTGCAGAACCTCCTCGTCTCGCCCCAGCCCCTGGACGTGGTGACCATGCTCGGCTTTATCATCCTCGTGGGCGCGGTGGTCAACAACGCCATCCTCATCGTCTACCAGTCCGTGAACAACGTGCGCTACAACGGCATGCAGGGCATCGAGGCCATCATCGACGCCACGCGCACCAGGCTTCGCCCCATCTACATGTCCACCACGACCTCCATCTTCGGCATGCTGCCCCTGGCCGTGGCCCCCGGCCCCGGCTCCGAGCTGTACCGGGGCCTGGGAGCGGTCGTGCTGGGCGGCCTGGCCGTGTCCACCATCTTCACGGTCTTCGTCATCCCCTGCCTGCTGGCTTTTCTCATCGGCATGGAGAAACCCCGAAGCGCCGAAAACGGCGTGTAG
- a CDS encoding efflux RND transporter periplasmic adaptor subunit has protein sequence MHRHEILPTTAHAPRNQAWRLTRHIAWLSLLASAWLLLTAATAAAQQQMPPAKVVTAPVRSGETAPTAQFVGTVYFNEMAAVATETSGLVTSYTFATGDRVRRGQVLVSLDTDVLAQELRAQEALLAQARHNLDLARREDERLAKLFATGAVAEQEFDAKRFERMGLEQRVTSLEATVKQLALRIERARVTAPFDGVVLSRSVNRGEWLNQGQTVAEIGRDDVMDVVVDVPQHVLAHLPNDSSVHVEVAGRMLEPARFRLVPSGNVAMRTFPVRATVKNPGFLAQGMEARVNLPTGPSQKGLIVHRDAVLAVGGSPAVWVARDGVAAMVPVVVLGYSGFDAGIQANGLEEGEMVVVKGNERLRPGQPLVVENP, from the coding sequence ATGCACAGACACGAAATCCTCCCCACGACCGCGCACGCTCCCCGGAACCAGGCTTGGCGGCTCACTCGCCACATCGCTTGGCTGTCCCTGCTCGCCTCGGCCTGGCTACTCCTGACCGCGGCGACGGCGGCGGCCCAGCAGCAAATGCCACCCGCCAAGGTGGTGACCGCCCCCGTCCGCAGTGGAGAGACAGCTCCCACGGCCCAGTTCGTGGGCACGGTCTACTTCAATGAAATGGCCGCCGTGGCGACGGAAACCTCAGGGCTTGTGACGTCCTACACCTTCGCCACGGGCGACCGCGTGCGCCGGGGCCAAGTTCTCGTCTCGCTGGACACGGACGTCCTGGCCCAGGAGTTGCGCGCCCAGGAAGCCCTGCTCGCCCAGGCTCGCCACAACCTGGATCTCGCCCGACGCGAGGACGAGCGCCTGGCGAAACTGTTCGCCACCGGCGCCGTGGCCGAACAGGAGTTCGACGCCAAGCGTTTCGAACGCATGGGGCTCGAACAGCGCGTGACCTCGCTTGAGGCCACAGTCAAGCAACTCGCCCTGCGCATCGAGCGGGCTCGCGTCACCGCGCCGTTCGACGGCGTGGTGCTCTCGCGCTCCGTGAACCGGGGCGAATGGTTGAACCAGGGCCAGACCGTGGCCGAAATCGGCCGCGACGATGTCATGGACGTGGTGGTCGACGTGCCACAGCATGTTCTGGCGCATCTGCCGAACGACTCATCGGTGCATGTCGAGGTCGCCGGTCGCATGCTCGAACCCGCGCGCTTCCGCCTCGTCCCTTCGGGCAACGTGGCCATGCGCACTTTTCCCGTGCGCGCCACGGTCAAAAATCCAGGATTCCTGGCTCAAGGCATGGAAGCCCGCGTGAACCTGCCGACCGGTCCTTCCCAAAAGGGGCTGATCGTGCACCGCGACGCAGTTCTCGCAGTTGGCGGCTCTCCCGCCGTGTGGGTTGCCCGCGACGGCGTGGCCGCCATGGTTCCCGTCGTTGTGCTCGGCTACTCGGGCTTCGACGCGGGCATCCAGGCGAACGGCCTCGAAGAAGGCGAGATGGTCGTCGTCAAGGGCAACGAGCGTCTGCGCCCGGGCCAGCCCCTCGTGGTGGAGAACCCTTAG